CGCCATCGTCTTCGGCGTGTCCTGGTAGGGATAGGGAACCGGGGTGAGCATGGCTTCCACGTTGTCGTAGTGCGGATCAAGGTCGGCCCGGCTGAACGGCCAGTCCTCGTAGCCGCCGCCGGGAACCGGGGATTCCCGCACGAACCACTTCTCGTCCTTGCGCAGCAACACGTTGGCGTAGATGAGGGAGCCGCCGCCGAGACCGCTGGAGACGATGCCTTCGAGACCGCGGAACGTCCACGCGTCGAAGAGGCCATACATGCCGGCGCTGGGGTCCCAGAAGTTACGGCCCATCTGCGCTGGGGTGCGGGCAAAGCTACCGGGTGGATACGCTTTACCGCGTTCGAGCACCACGACGGACTTATCCGCCGCTGCCAATTTGTAGGCGGCAACGGATGCCCCGAAGCCGGATCCGACGACCACGGCATCGACGAATTCGCTGTCTGATGAAGCGTTCGTGACGGTCACCCCCCTTCGGGGCTTGCAGAGCCTGACTCGTGGGTCACGCCGACACGACAGCCACCGCGTTCGGCACACACCCGGATTGTGCTGAGCATTCTGCCACCGGCTCCGACCCTTGTCTAGCCGTGCAGAGCGAGCGCCGCAGATCGAGCCGGTGGCGGATCAGGACGAAACGCCGGCGGGCCGCTGCGTGGGCGCCGACGGAATGATTCCGAGCCCAACCACGAAGGTTTCGCGCTCGTTCCGGTCGATGGCGTAGCACTGCCAGCCGACGCCGCCGGCTCCACCGAATTCAAACCGAGCGTCAAAGTCGGAGGAGAACGGGTAGTACTGTGCCACGGCAGCGACGCAGGCAGTCGATGCGGTGTTTTGCGCCACCTGCATCGTGGTGAGAATCCCCGGAACGACGAGGGCTACCAAACCGAGCACCACGACAATGCGCAGTATGCGCGTCAGGTGCCGACTGCGCAGTGGTCGCTGGCGGTCATTGGGCTCGTAGCCGGACAGTTCGGGATAGTTGTCACTCATGGGTGCTTCCAGTATCCCAGACCAACGCACGATCGGTCCTGCGCCGCAGACCTGACGCTCCACTCGTGCATAACGAATAACGCATTAACGAGCGGATGCCCGCAGAAATTTCTGCGGGCATCCGGTTGATCGGTGGTACGGATCGAACTAGTGCGTTGAGGCCTCGGTCTCGATCTCGGTGCGGTCGCCCGACCAGAGCGTGTGGAAGGTGCCCGGGAGATCCACGCGCTTGTAGGTGTGTGCGCCGAAGAAGTCGCGCTGGCCCTGCACGAGCGCGGCCGGCAGGCGCTCGCTCGCGAGCGAGTCGAAGTAGCTGAGCGAGGCCGCAAATCCGGGAACGGGAACGCCGGAGAGGGCGGCCGTGGAGACGATGCGACGCCAGGCGGCTTCACCGTTGGCGATGGCCTCGGCGAAGTACGGGTCGATCAGCAGGCTCGGCAGCGCCGCGTCCTTCGCGTAGGCGTCAACGATGCGGTTGAGGAACTGGGCGCGAATGATGCAGCCGCCGCGCCAGATGGTGGCGGTGGCACCCATGTCGATGTTCCAGTTGTACTTCTTCGCGCCAGCGACGATCGCGTCGAAGCCCTGCGCGTAGGCGACGATCTTCGAGGCGTAGAGCGCCTGGCGCACGTCTTCCTGGAACGTGTGGCCCACGATGGCGACCTCGGGGCGAGCCACGAGTCCGGCGCGCACCGGAACGCGCTGCTCGGGGTGGCTGGACACGGCGCGGGCGAAGACTGCCTCGGCGATTCCGCCGACGGGAACGCCCAGGTCCAGCGCGTTCTGCACGGTCCACACGCCGGTGCCCTTGGATCCAGCTTCGTCCAGAACGACGTCGACGAACGGCTTGCCGGTCTTCGCATCTACCTGACGCAGAATTTCGGCGGTGATCTCGATCAGGTAGCTGTTGAGTTCTCCGGTGTTCCAGTCCGCGAACACGTCGGCGATGGCGGCGGGGGAGTGGCCTCCCACGCGGCGCAGCAGGTCGTAGGCCTCGGAGATGAGCTGCATGTCGGCATACTCAATGCCGTTGTGGATCATTTTGACGAAGTGGCCAGCGCCATCGGTTCCCACGTGTGTGACGCAGGGGACGCCGTCGACGACGGCCGCGATGGATTCGAGAATCGGGCCGAGGGTCTTGTAGGCCTCCACCGAACCACCGGGCATGATGCTCGGGCCCTTAAGTGCGCCCTCTTCGCCGCCGGAAATACCGGCACCCACAAAGTTGAGGCCCTTGGCGCTCTGCTCCTTCTCACGACGGATGGTGTCGGTGAAGTCGGCATTGCCGCCATCGACAATGATGTCGCCGGCCTCGAACAGGTCGGAGAGCTGGCTGATCACGGCATCGGTTCCGGCGCCGGCCTGAACCATGATGATGGCCGTGCGGGGCTTCGAGAGCGAGGCGACGAAGTCGGCAATGGTCTCGGAAGCCACAAAGTTGGCCTCGGGGTGCTCGGTCGTGAGGAGGCGGGTGCGCTCGGGGGAGCGGTTGAAGACGGCGACCGTGTTTCCTTCGCGGCTGGCGAGGTTACGAGCCAGATTGGAGCCCATCACCGCCAGTCCGACGACGCCAATGTTTGCCTGTGTTGCACCGGATACTGACACGTTTGCTCCTTTGGGGCCGTTATCTCCAGACCAGTAACAAGGTTAGTCGGTGCTCCCGGTCGCCCGCACCGGAGCACGTAGCCTCCGGTCCCGACACGCCCGGCCTGCGGACGGCCGCAGAAACGTGTAAAGTTGGGAACTGAACTTCGGCGAGGGATGTCGCCAGCCCGGTTTACCCGGCCCACGACATCCGTTATCGACGCGGCGGACGAGACTTTGGGCTTTTCCTCACGCTGACA
This sequence is a window from Cryobacterium sp. CG_9.6. Protein-coding genes within it:
- the gndA gene encoding NADP-dependent phosphogluconate dehydrogenase encodes the protein MSVSGATQANIGVVGLAVMGSNLARNLASREGNTVAVFNRSPERTRLLTTEHPEANFVASETIADFVASLSKPRTAIIMVQAGAGTDAVISQLSDLFEAGDIIVDGGNADFTDTIRREKEQSAKGLNFVGAGISGGEEGALKGPSIMPGGSVEAYKTLGPILESIAAVVDGVPCVTHVGTDGAGHFVKMIHNGIEYADMQLISEAYDLLRRVGGHSPAAIADVFADWNTGELNSYLIEITAEILRQVDAKTGKPFVDVVLDEAGSKGTGVWTVQNALDLGVPVGGIAEAVFARAVSSHPEQRVPVRAGLVARPEVAIVGHTFQEDVRQALYASKIVAYAQGFDAIVAGAKKYNWNIDMGATATIWRGGCIIRAQFLNRIVDAYAKDAALPSLLIDPYFAEAIANGEAAWRRIVSTAALSGVPVPGFAASLSYFDSLASERLPAALVQGQRDFFGAHTYKRVDLPGTFHTLWSGDRTEIETEASTH